One region of Clavibacter michiganensis subsp. tessellarius genomic DNA includes:
- the pdxS gene encoding pyridoxal 5'-phosphate synthase lyase subunit PdxS: MTDTNTPGQVGSSRVKRGLAEMLKGGVIMDVVNAEQARIAEDAGAVAVMALERVPADIRSQGGVARMSDPDLIDQIKAEVSIPVMAKARIGHFVEAQVLQSLEVDYIDESEVLSPADYVNHIDKWGFTVPFVCGATTLGEALRRITEGAAMIRSKGEAGTGDVSEATKHIRTIKSEIRALSALTHDEIYVAAKELQAPYDLVLEVAQTGQLPVVLFTAGGVATPADAAMMMQLGADGVFVGSGIFKSGNPVARAKAVVTATALYQDPDAIAQASRGLGEAMVGINVADVPAPHRLAERGW; the protein is encoded by the coding sequence ATGACTGACACCAACACCCCCGGACAGGTCGGCTCGAGCCGCGTCAAGCGCGGACTCGCGGAGATGCTCAAGGGCGGCGTCATCATGGACGTCGTCAACGCCGAGCAGGCGCGCATCGCGGAGGACGCGGGAGCGGTCGCCGTCATGGCGCTCGAGCGCGTGCCCGCCGACATCCGCTCGCAGGGCGGCGTCGCCCGCATGAGCGATCCCGACCTCATCGACCAGATCAAGGCCGAGGTCTCCATCCCCGTCATGGCGAAGGCCCGCATCGGCCACTTCGTCGAGGCGCAGGTCCTGCAGTCCCTCGAGGTCGACTACATCGACGAGTCCGAGGTGCTGAGCCCCGCCGACTACGTGAACCACATCGACAAGTGGGGCTTCACCGTCCCCTTCGTCTGCGGGGCCACCACGCTCGGCGAGGCGCTCCGACGCATCACCGAGGGCGCGGCCATGATCCGCTCCAAGGGCGAGGCCGGCACGGGCGACGTCTCCGAGGCCACCAAGCACATCCGCACCATCAAGTCCGAGATCCGCGCGCTCAGCGCCCTCACGCACGACGAGATCTACGTCGCCGCCAAGGAGCTGCAGGCGCCGTACGACCTCGTGCTCGAGGTCGCGCAGACCGGCCAGCTCCCCGTCGTGCTCTTCACCGCGGGCGGCGTGGCCACCCCGGCGGACGCGGCGATGATGATGCAGCTCGGCGCCGACGGCGTGTTCGTCGGATCCGGCATCTTCAAGTCCGGCAACCCGGTCGCCCGCGCGAAGGCCGTCGTCACGGCCACCGCGCTGTACCAGGACCCCGACGCGATCGCCCAGGCGTCCCGCGGGCTGGGCGAGGCCATGGTCGGCATCAACGTCGCCGACGTCCCCGCGCCGCACCGCCTCGCCGAGCGTGGCTGGTAG
- a CDS encoding HIT family protein — protein MARLTLSDHESGGEDESTGARVDDPGHLAGVPDEFQRLWTPHRMVYIQKGQQPDRDECPFCIAPSMSDEDALIVARGEHAFVLLNLFPYNSGHLLVCPYRHIATYDLASPEEVAEIGSLTQTAMRVVREVSRNDGYNIGMNQGQVAGAGIAEHLHQHIVPRWGQDANFLPIIAKTKALPQLLGDVRASIAAAWPAPAGE, from the coding sequence ATGGCCCGTCTGACCCTGTCGGACCACGAGTCCGGGGGAGAGGACGAGTCCACCGGCGCCCGCGTCGACGACCCGGGCCACCTCGCCGGCGTGCCGGACGAGTTCCAGCGGCTGTGGACACCGCACCGCATGGTCTACATCCAGAAGGGGCAGCAGCCGGACCGGGACGAGTGCCCGTTCTGCATCGCCCCGTCGATGTCGGACGAGGACGCGCTCATCGTGGCGCGCGGCGAGCACGCCTTCGTGCTGCTGAACCTCTTCCCGTACAACAGCGGGCACCTGCTCGTCTGCCCGTACCGCCACATCGCGACGTACGACCTCGCGAGCCCCGAGGAGGTCGCCGAGATCGGGTCGCTCACGCAGACCGCGATGCGGGTCGTGCGCGAGGTGTCGCGGAACGACGGCTACAACATCGGCATGAACCAGGGGCAGGTCGCGGGCGCCGGCATCGCCGAGCACCTGCACCAGCACATCGTGCCGCGATGGGGGCAGGACGCGAACTTCCTGCCGATCATCGCCAAGACCAAGGCGCTGCCGCAGCTGCTGGGCGACGTGCGCGCATCCATCGCCGCAGCCTGGCCCGCCCCTGCGGGCGAATAG